The region AAAGGAAATTCCGTTACCGCAAGGAAAAAGTAAAAGGTATGCTTTAGCTAATTACTATCCAGAAATTGAAAATGGGGAAGTAAAAGGGTTTTATGTACACATGGCCGATATTTCACCAATTAAAAAGCTGGAAAAAAAGCTTCAAAAGTCTAATGCGAAGGTTAAAAAACAAAATAATCGCTTATTAAATTTTGCCAATATAGTTTCTCACAACCTCAAATCTTATTCAGGTAATATTGAATCCTTGTTGAAATTATACGAAAATGCAGATTCAGATAAGGAAAAAGCTGAAATTTGGACCTATCTCAAAAGTCTATCATCCGAATTTTCTTCTACCGTAGCCGATTTAAATGCAATTGTAAAACTGAAAAATCAAAAAGAGATAAGTTTTACTGATTTAAGCTTAAATCAATTTATAGAACGAGCAAAAAATATTTTACGGGTTGAAATTAAAGAAAGTAAGGCTACAATTAAAAATAGGGTAGATGAGGGAACAACTATTAAAGCTAACCCGGCATATTTGGAAAGTATTTTATTGAATATTCTTAGCAATTCTTTGAAATATCGTAATCCTGAAAAACCCTTAGAAATTGAATTGAGTAGTGACTTTAAGAAACAACAAAGTGTTTTGAGTATTAAAGATAATGGCCTTGGAATTGATCTTAAAAAGTACGGAAAAGATCTTTTTGGAATGTATAAAACTTTTCATGGTAACGCAGATGCCCAGGGTATAGGTTTATTTATAACTAAATACCAGGTAGAAGCGATGGGTGGTGAAATTAGCGTAGAAAGTGAGGTAAAACGGGGCACAACGTTTAATATTACTTTTAGGGGTTAGTTTTCACGAGGAACCCACTAAATTTAATGTAGTAAAATATCTTAAAAATCAATTTTATTATAAGGAAATAGGATTTAAATCCAGTTCTTCAGCTTCAGCTTTATTTTCAATAATTTTGTAAAAGGTATTTAGATTAAGATCTTGAAAAACCTGGGAATTACCACTGCCTGCCCATTTAATTTTAACTTGTTGTATTTCTGAGGCCTTTCCTAAACCTATTTGTGCCCTTAAAGTAGAACAGCCAAAACTGCCTCCAGAACTAATAGTATGAAATATTGATCGAATTCTTCCGTCTTCCATGACTTTTACCTCTATTTTACTACCAATGGCCGCCCTGTTTGCTATAATTCCTTCCAGTTTCAAGCTTATCCAATTATTTTCAGACTGATATGGATTAAGATATAAGGAATTAAAAAATTTGTCACCCTCATAGGCACCGCCCATAACTACGTGAATATCCTGATCACCGTCATTATCAATATCAGAAAAGGAGACTGCATGGCCTTTTTGTATATGGCCAAATCCACCCGCCGTAGTCACATCCTGGAATTCATTGCCGGAGTTATTCCTAAAAACCCTGTTTGGAATAATAGACTCATAACTTACCTCACCTGTACTTAAATAAATATCTGGATAACCATCGTTATCCAAATCGCCATAATTAGCTCCCATTGCATAGCCTATTTTTTTTAACCCAACTTTAGATGATACATCGGTAAAAGTTCCTTTATTATTCTTATAAAGGCGCATAGTTTCAGCATTATTTCGTTCTCCTAAATATTCTTTAATAATATCGGGAACAATGGTGTAAAAATCACTCTTTCGATATCCGGCTACAAAAATATCCATCCATCCGTCATTATTATAATCAAATGACCAGGTGGGGAAACTCGAAATTTCCTCTCCCAATCCTGCGGTAGATCCCGCTTCTGTAAAACTTATATTTCCGTTATTATCAGTTCCGTTGTTTAGAAACAATAAATTCTTACTTGAAGCCTGAAGGGTTGAAATATAAATATCCATCCATCCGTCGTTGTTGTAATCTCCACTTGTTACTCCTTTTACATAGTAAGGTTTTTCATTTGTACTTACGGTAAGTCCTATCCTGGAAGTGAGGTTAGAAAAAGTGCCATCCCCATTATTCCTGTAAAATTCGCACGGGTGAATATTATCTTTTTCAGATTCATTTCCTATAAATAAATCAATCCAACCATCATTATCAAAATCTGCCCAGGTTGCGGTTTGAGTAGGATGGAGGGAGAGTAAACCTGCTTCTATAGTTACATCGGTAAAAGTACCATCTCCATTATTTTTTAGCAGGGAATTTGGATGCTCACCTAAAGTTCCCATCCAGGCACCCCGCATTACAAAAACATCCAGGAAACCATCATTATTATAATCGGCCTGCACCATATTTAGCCCTCCTGTAACTAATTCCAGGCCGGCAGATTTAGTTTTTTCTGTAAATGTACCATCTCCATTATTTATAAAATATCTAAGATTGTCTGAGGGCGACCAACTGGAAACTAAAACATCTAAAAGATGATCGTTATTGAAATCATCTACAATTCCACCGCCAGATAATTCATTAACATTTAAACCTAATTCCGGGGCAATATCTTCAAATTTCTTTAGGGGGTAATCAGATTCAAACACACTTTCCGGAATCAACCATTTTTCGGGTACACCTTCAGGATATTCTCCTAAAGTCATATAAGCAATATTCAAAAGCCAGCGACTATTATAGTCATGCGAATTCTGCCTTAAAAATTCTTCATAAAGTTTAATAGCACTTCTGGAGCCTTTGGGAACCTGGTGAAAACCATTTGGTTTAATAGGAATAATACACGAGGCTGATGCATCATGGTGATGAATGCAGTTTTGTTGTTCTCCCAATCGCATATAAGCAAGAGCCAGCAAAGGCCCTATACTTTCTTCTTCATGAGCATCGAGCTTATAGAGCAACAGGCCGTTGCTGCTTGCTTCCCTTAAATTTTCAAGAATAGTAATAGCATCTTCGGTTTTACCCGCATATAGCAGTGCACGCGCTTTTTTAAGATTATATCGTTCTTTTTGATTTTTGGGAGCTACTTGTGATATACTATCAAAATATGCCGCTCTAACAGACGATGCATAAATATTTTCCGGAACAAAAAATTGGTTTTCAGCTGTTTTCTCTAAAAGCTCTGGCATTGTTTCCTTATCGTCACAAGAGACAAAGATTAAAATTGAAAATAATGCAATAATTAGTAGGTACTTCATGATTTTATAAGATGATATTACCTTTATTTCTTCCTAAATGAATTCGTGACTTTTCAGAATGATGTAGATAAGGGGAAATTGAATATCAAATTTACCAAACCTAATGAAATATACTATTTTTATAAAGGGACTAAAACTTTTTTTCAGAAATAGAAAAGGAAAATCTTTTATATAGTAGAATTATTAATGAGGAATAGGACAGAGGTAACGGAATAGGTCTATTAAAAATGTACTTTATTGCAGAAGGTAGGTAGTAAATAAACTGAAATTACAGTCTCCTTGAATTCAATTTTTTTTAAAGTAAAAAACATCTAGATTAGTAAGATCATAAATAGATATAAATGTATCAATTCACTTATTAATTCGTTTCGTTGCCCACAATTGCTCCAAAATAAACCCTGCGAATTGATTGAGGAGAAAAAAATAAAAACAGGATGGGAAAAGTTGCGGGAAGCGGACTTTAAAGAAACGGTAGAAACGTGGCGCGGACTGACAAGCAGAACTGATAAAAAAGCGGATTTTTTCACTCGGACTTAATAAAATACAGAAAATACGCAGCGGACTTTTACTGAGCCGCTGATAAAAAAACTGGTTGAAAACGTGCTTACTCGAACGTGTCGCAAAAGTGGGCAACAATACATAAAAACGTTAGCACACATTTAATCAAACCAACAAAGACAAAGCTAAATTGGCAGAATTTGTTAGTTCCTTTTTGTTAGGGTTTATTTTAGAAACGACTAGAATACCATTATAAGTTATATATAAAAAAGATGCCAATGACTGTAAATCTTTACATTCCTTTAATTGACCTTTTTTTTGGCCCTTTTTAAGGTATTCATAAAAAAGGTTTTCAAAATCACGTCTATTGCTTGAGAGGATTTCTAGACAACTTTCGTCATTAGGGACAAGTTCTGTCGTGTTGTTTACAGCAAAGCAACCTTTTCTATCTTTATCAAGTACAGCTTCATGAATAGCATTTTTAAAAAGTTCAGAAAAACCTTCTTTAACATTTGGTTGGTTTTGAAAAAACTGACAAGTTTTTTCAAAACTTTGCTTGCGGTAAAGTTCAAAGGATTTTTTAAAAAGTTGTTGCTTATCACCAAAAGTGTCATACAAACTCGCTCTGCTTATTCCTAAATGAACAACCAAATCTTGTACAGAAGTTGCTGAATAGCCTTGCTTCCAAAATAAATTCATTGCTTTGGTTAAGACTTCATTTTCATCAAATAATTTTACTCTAGGCATAATAAAAAATGTGGAAGCGTAAATTTAGGCTTCCACAAAATTAACTTATTGGAATTTTTATTCCTAATGTTTACAAAAAAACTACCCCAAAAGTGGATTAATATTGACACCGCCATCAATATTGTACTCACTCCCTGTAATGAAAGAAGCATCATCAGATGCTAAGAACGAAACTAGTTTAGCAATTTCCTCTGGTTGTCCGTAACGTTTCAATGGAATACGGTTTTGCATAGCTTGACCAAGTCCTTTCAATTGTTCTTCATCTAAACCCGTTTTTTCAAATATTGAAGTAGCAATCGGACCTGGATTTACGGAATTAATTCGGATTTTTCTTGGAGCTAATTCTGTGGCTGCAGTACGTGTATAAGAATTTAATGCAGCTTTTGTTGCTGCATAAATTGCAGTATTTGGCATTC is a window of Salegentibacter salegens DNA encoding:
- a CDS encoding PAS domain-containing sensor histidine kinase; the protein is MDLPQPSTETLEFKIADNVSAMLAYWDKDLICRFANAAYLEWFGMSQHEMINKMTLPELLGPLYDQNLPYITGALNGRAQVFEKEIPLPQGKSKRYALANYYPEIENGEVKGFYVHMADISPIKKLEKKLQKSNAKVKKQNNRLLNFANIVSHNLKSYSGNIESLLKLYENADSDKEKAEIWTYLKSLSSEFSSTVADLNAIVKLKNQKEISFTDLSLNQFIERAKNILRVEIKESKATIKNRVDEGTTIKANPAYLESILLNILSNSLKYRNPEKPLEIELSSDFKKQQSVLSIKDNGLGIDLKKYGKDLFGMYKTFHGNADAQGIGLFITKYQVEAMGGEISVESEVKRGTTFNITFRG
- a CDS encoding CRTAC1 family protein, translating into MKYLLIIALFSILIFVSCDDKETMPELLEKTAENQFFVPENIYASSVRAAYFDSISQVAPKNQKERYNLKKARALLYAGKTEDAITILENLREASSNGLLLYKLDAHEEESIGPLLALAYMRLGEQQNCIHHHDASASCIIPIKPNGFHQVPKGSRSAIKLYEEFLRQNSHDYNSRWLLNIAYMTLGEYPEGVPEKWLIPESVFESDYPLKKFEDIAPELGLNVNELSGGGIVDDFNNDHLLDVLVSSWSPSDNLRYFINNGDGTFTEKTKSAGLELVTGGLNMVQADYNNDGFLDVFVMRGAWMGTLGEHPNSLLKNNGDGTFTDVTIEAGLLSLHPTQTATWADFDNDGWIDLFIGNESEKDNIHPCEFYRNNGDGTFSNLTSRIGLTVSTNEKPYYVKGVTSGDYNNDGWMDIYISTLQASSKNLLFLNNGTDNNGNISFTEAGSTAGLGEEISSFPTWSFDYNNDGWMDIFVAGYRKSDFYTIVPDIIKEYLGERNNAETMRLYKNNKGTFTDVSSKVGLKKIGYAMGANYGDLDNDGYPDIYLSTGEVSYESIIPNRVFRNNSGNEFQDVTTAGGFGHIQKGHAVSFSDIDNDGDQDIHVVMGGAYEGDKFFNSLYLNPYQSENNWISLKLEGIIANRAAIGSKIEVKVMEDGRIRSIFHTISSGGSFGCSTLRAQIGLGKASEIQQVKIKWAGSGNSQVFQDLNLNTFYKIIENKAEAEELDLNPISL
- a CDS encoding TetR/AcrR family transcriptional regulator; its protein translation is MPRVKLFDENEVLTKAMNLFWKQGYSATSVQDLVVHLGISRASLYDTFGDKQQLFKKSFELYRKQSFEKTCQFFQNQPNVKEGFSELFKNAIHEAVLDKDRKGCFAVNNTTELVPNDESCLEILSSNRRDFENLFYEYLKKGQKKGQLKECKDLQSLASFLYITYNGILVVSKINPNKKELTNSANLALSLLV